A window of the Trichoderma asperellum chromosome 4, complete sequence genome harbors these coding sequences:
- a CDS encoding uncharacterized protein (SECRETED:SignalP(1-29)) — MSPRGRRRPVSALFTGRLMLVFAFRGAVAARLDLGQIPKVTNQQPGPFGPSWVFVL, encoded by the exons ATGTCGCCCAGGGGTCGCAGGCGGCCAGTCAGCGCGCTGTTCACTGGAAGGCTAATGCTTGTTTTTGCATTTCGAGGGGCGGTGGCGGCGCGCCTCGATCTGGGCCAAATCCCCAAGGTGACCAACCAGCAGCCGGGGCCATTCGGGCCTTC CTGGGTTTTTGTCTTGTGA